A region of Prochlorococcus marinus subsp. pastoris str. CCMP1986 DNA encodes the following proteins:
- a CDS encoding RNA-binding protein produces MSIRIYIGNLPQVFNPKEFDSFLKSVTDSIRFKAVLDKETKECRGFGFATTNNEQNANLIIEKLNGFEFNGSKLRVELSEKKDSSSHKRNSLGSNKNKKRKDFKKIVHSDAPNLEAPDPRWAGELSKLKDLLANQKAPA; encoded by the coding sequence ATGAGCATTCGTATTTACATTGGCAATTTACCACAAGTATTTAATCCAAAAGAATTTGATAGTTTTTTAAAATCAGTAACTGATTCTATTAGATTTAAAGCTGTTTTAGATAAAGAAACAAAAGAATGTAGAGGATTTGGTTTTGCTACAACAAATAATGAACAAAATGCAAATTTAATAATCGAAAAGCTTAATGGTTTTGAATTTAATGGCTCCAAATTGAGAGTTGAACTTTCAGAAAAGAAAGATTCTTCCTCACACAAGAGAAATAGTTTGGGCTCTAATAAAAATAAAAAGAGGAAAGATTTTAAGAAGATTGTTCATAGTGATGCCCCTAATCTTGAAGCCCCAGATCCAAGATGGGCTGGCGAACTTTCAAAATTAAAAGATTTGTTAGCTAATCAGAAAGCCCCTGCTTAG